The Chryseobacterium phocaeense genome includes the window GGTGGGAACTACTGCCAATCCTCTTTCAAGCGGAGGTTTTTACAAAATAAAAGTAGACCGTTCGGGAATCTTTAAAATCACTGCACAGTTTTTAAGAGATAACGGAATAAATCCGGCTTCAGTAAATCCGAAAAACTTCAGAATTTATGGTAACGGAGGAATTATGCTTCCGGAATTCAACCAGGATACGAAATACAGCGCCCTTCAGGAAAATGCAATTCAGGTGGTAGGTGAAGACGATGGTGTATGGAACGACGGGGATTATGCATTGTTTTATGCCCAGGGACCTAACGGATACAATCTTTATGATGTAACGAACGGAGATGGCTATAAAAGGGTGGACACAAGAACCGACCAAAGCAATAACCTTAAAAATATCTACGAGGATTTTGCCTATTATTTTATCAATTTTGACAAAGGTCCCGGAAAAAGAGTACAACCGGTGGACGCAGATCTTCCGGCCGGTAATTTAATTACCAGATATGACAATTATCAGGTGCTGAACAACGACCAGAAGAACCTCCTGAAAGTAGGAAGAGTATGGGTAGAGGAAACTCCGTTTACTACAGATAAAGTGGTTACTTTTACAACCAATTCACCTATGCAGGCCGGCGATGTTATCAGGTACAGAACACGGGTGGTGGGCTACAGGGCACAGCAGAACAGTGTGGAATTTAAGATCAATAACCTGAATCCATCGGTACAGAGTGTGCCCAGCAATTCTTCTACCTATGTTTATGATTTCCACCAGCTGAAATACGAAGGCACCATATCCAATCTTACCGGAAACCAGATTACATTTAATTACGCTCCCAATATTTCTGTTAACCCTAACGGAGCTTTTCATCTGGATTATGTAGAAGTACAATATAAGGAAAACCTTACCTTTAACGGATCACAGATGAATTTCAGGGATTACTCCATTGCCAGCGGATCCAATACGGGCTATGGTTTCGGTATTGCCAATGCCACCAATATGGAACAGGTATGGGATGTAACTGATATCACCAATGCCAACAGAAGGGTAAATAAAGCAGGTGCCGGAAGCTTTAATTTCGGTTATATTGCCGCTGATCCTAACTTTAACAATGAGTTTGTAGCATTCAGAGCTGATGCAGCATACATTCCTGCTTATGTAGAAAGAGTGGCCAACCAGAATCTTTCTGCCCTTCAGAATGTGGATTACCTGATCCTTACTGTTCCTGAGCTGATGGGACAGGCACAGAGACTGGCCAGCTATCACCAGACTAAAAATAATTATACCGTAGAAATTGTAGATCCTTCGAAAATTTATAATGAATTCGGAAGTGGAAGCAGGGATCTTACGGCGATCAGGGATTTCATCACAAAACTGAATACATCAGGAAGACTTAAATATGTATTTATTTTGGGGGATGCCTCATTTGATTATAAAAACAGAATCTCCGGCAACTCCAATATTGTTTCCAGTTACCAGGGAGAGCATTCTGCAGATTTTGTAGGCTCTTTCGTGACAGACGATTATATTGTAATGACCCAACCACAGACTACGGCATTCATTGAGAACAATCTTCCTGATATTCCGGTGGGCAGAATTCCTGCCGCCAACGGAACTGAAGCTGTGGATATGATGAACAAAACCCTTGCGTACTACAATGCGCTTCCGGGGCAATCCTCTCCTTTCGGGGAATGGAGAATGAAGGTAGATTTTGTGGTGGATGACGATAAGGATGGCGGAAGCCCTTTCCATGAAGTAATGAATAATACGCTGGCTACTGTTTTTGAACAGCCGGGCCAGTTAGAACTGAAAGAATATAACGTAAGAAAGCTTTATATGGATGCCTTCCCTGCTCAGAGTACTGCAGCAGGCCAACGCTTTCCACAGGTAACGCAGGCGATCTCCAATGATATCGGAAACAGTCTTTATTTATTCTATTTCGGACATGGAGGGATTAACGGATGGGCGCAGGAAAGAGTATTAACGAGTACGGAAATCCAGAACTCCAACAACTTCTCCAATGTATACAGCAGATTCCCGTTTGTATCCACCATCACCTGTGAATTCACTCTATGGGATGAGCCGGGAACTTCTTCTGCAGGGGAACAGTTCATTAAATTAAAGCAAGGCGGCGCCGCGGCCATGATTACATCAAGCCGTGCCATTGGAGTAGATTACGGACGGGTTTTCACGGATACTTATACCAAGAATATCTTTAAACTTACCAGTGACGATTTTGAAACTTTAGGCTATGCCCATTTAAATGCCAAAAAGCAAAAAGGAGCCAATATTGACCACCTGAAGGTTAATTTCCTTGGAGACCCTGCCATGAAGCTAAGCAGACCTAAAAGACAGCTGGTCATTGACGGTATAGAATCTCCGGTTCCGGGACTGATCAGAGGATTGGATTTCGTTAAAGTAAAAGGCCATATCAACAATCCTGACGGAACAGTTAATACAACATTTAACGGAAGGGTTTCGATCCATATTTTTGATAAGAGATTAAATAAGAAAACCCTCAATAATGATGGAGTACTTGCTCCGGTTATGGATTATACGGAAGAAGGAAGTGCTATAGTTAAGGCTTCCGGAACTGCTGTAAACGGGGTATTCAATGTAGAATTCTATGTTCCGAAAGATATTAATTACGCAGTAGGACAAGGAAGGATATTAGGATACGCTGATAACAAAGGAACAGATGTATTCAACAACCAGGCTGTACAGGTGGGAGACATCAACCCGAACGGAGTTAATGACAATGAACCACCAAAAGTAAAACTGTACATGAACAATACCAATTTTGCAGACGGCGGGATCACGAACCAGAATCCTATGCTTTTAGCTTGTGTAACGGATGATACGGGAATCAACTCTACCGGATCAGGTGTAGGTCATGACATTACCGTGTATCTTGACGGCCAGATTATCAATACCATTGTTCTGAATGATTTCTTCGCTTCAGGGGAAGGAAACGGATGTCTGAGCCCAAGCCTTGCCGATTATCAGAAGGGGAATGTAACCTACCCTTTCAGAAACCTTGCGATAGGACAACACCAGTTGACATTTAAAGTTTGGGATATAAACAATAATTCGACAACTGCTACGTTAAACTTTGAGGTTAAGGATGAATCTGATCAGCACCTGGTGATCAACAGACCGCTGAACTGGCCGAATCCGTTTACCAACAGGACGTACGTTCAGTTTGAGCACAACTGTGATGATATTTTAGATGTGAATGTTCAGATTTATACCATAACAGGAAAATTAGTAAGAACATTATCTCAGGCTGTGATCGCAGAACCGTTCCTACAGGGCTTTAGAACGCCGCGTCAGGCAATAGAATGGGATGGAAGAGATGATTTTGGGGCAACTGTTGCAAAAGGTACGTATATTTTTAAGATATTTGCAAAAAGTCAAAATCAAGAAAAATGCAAAGGAAGTGCTACAGCTGTAGAAAAAATGGTACTTTTGAAATAATTT containing:
- the porU gene encoding type IX secretion system sortase PorU gives rise to the protein MKQKITFLLLFSFVSTLWAQRKAIEWEGSKIQDFGETKLNLPNFKNEGFSFGQNNVFIRTTQKIGEKQLKVSDLAWESVSSKDLYDLDKSRLPDFEVADVAYYTLEGERYASISVALFKNVKGRVLRLSSFNISETGASNNLRSGMANKVGTTANPLSSGGFYKIKVDRSGIFKITAQFLRDNGINPASVNPKNFRIYGNGGIMLPEFNQDTKYSALQENAIQVVGEDDGVWNDGDYALFYAQGPNGYNLYDVTNGDGYKRVDTRTDQSNNLKNIYEDFAYYFINFDKGPGKRVQPVDADLPAGNLITRYDNYQVLNNDQKNLLKVGRVWVEETPFTTDKVVTFTTNSPMQAGDVIRYRTRVVGYRAQQNSVEFKINNLNPSVQSVPSNSSTYVYDFHQLKYEGTISNLTGNQITFNYAPNISVNPNGAFHLDYVEVQYKENLTFNGSQMNFRDYSIASGSNTGYGFGIANATNMEQVWDVTDITNANRRVNKAGAGSFNFGYIAADPNFNNEFVAFRADAAYIPAYVERVANQNLSALQNVDYLILTVPELMGQAQRLASYHQTKNNYTVEIVDPSKIYNEFGSGSRDLTAIRDFITKLNTSGRLKYVFILGDASFDYKNRISGNSNIVSSYQGEHSADFVGSFVTDDYIVMTQPQTTAFIENNLPDIPVGRIPAANGTEAVDMMNKTLAYYNALPGQSSPFGEWRMKVDFVVDDDKDGGSPFHEVMNNTLATVFEQPGQLELKEYNVRKLYMDAFPAQSTAAGQRFPQVTQAISNDIGNSLYLFYFGHGGINGWAQERVLTSTEIQNSNNFSNVYSRFPFVSTITCEFTLWDEPGTSSAGEQFIKLKQGGAAAMITSSRAIGVDYGRVFTDTYTKNIFKLTSDDFETLGYAHLNAKKQKGANIDHLKVNFLGDPAMKLSRPKRQLVIDGIESPVPGLIRGLDFVKVKGHINNPDGTVNTTFNGRVSIHIFDKRLNKKTLNNDGVLAPVMDYTEEGSAIVKASGTAVNGVFNVEFYVPKDINYAVGQGRILGYADNKGTDVFNNQAVQVGDINPNGVNDNEPPKVKLYMNNTNFADGGITNQNPMLLACVTDDTGINSTGSGVGHDITVYLDGQIINTIVLNDFFASGEGNGCLSPSLADYQKGNVTYPFRNLAIGQHQLTFKVWDINNNSTTATLNFEVKDESDQHLVINRPLNWPNPFTNRTYVQFEHNCDDILDVNVQIYTITGKLVRTLSQAVIAEPFLQGFRTPRQAIEWDGRDDFGATVAKGTYIFKIFAKSQNQEKCKGSATAVEKMVLLK